A window of Corallococcus macrosporus DSM 14697 contains these coding sequences:
- a CDS encoding GAF domain-containing protein, with the protein MNEKSASYQSWLESFASEHGATAGTIHLQRGDDLFLVAALNIPPPLMTAVQRVPHGKGMAGLAQVRKAPVQTCNLKEDTSSDIKPGAKAVDARAAVALPVLDATGQVRAVVGIAFTEEGSLAAERESTLMAAASRLPLADG; encoded by the coding sequence ATGAACGAAAAGAGCGCGTCCTACCAGTCGTGGCTGGAGTCGTTCGCCAGCGAGCACGGCGCCACCGCGGGAACCATCCACCTCCAGCGGGGAGACGACCTCTTCCTCGTCGCGGCCCTCAACATCCCGCCGCCGTTGATGACGGCCGTCCAGCGCGTGCCCCACGGCAAGGGGATGGCGGGGCTCGCCCAGGTGCGCAAGGCGCCCGTGCAGACCTGCAACCTGAAAGAAGACACGTCCAGCGACATCAAGCCAGGCGCGAAGGCGGTGGACGCGCGAGCGGCGGTGGCGCTGCCCGTGCTGGACGCGACGGGCCAGGTGCGCGCGGTGGTGGGCATCGCCTTCACCGAGGAGGGCTCGCTGGCCGCCGAGCGCGAGTCGACCCTGATGGCCGCCGCGTCCCGGCTGCCGCTCGCGGATGGCTGA
- a CDS encoding hybrid sensor histidine kinase/response regulator produces MKPRSLRFYLGLLALGLLVPLVLFAAGAVNRFAASQREARAQGMRETARALALVLDRELGQSVRALEVLAHSAPLAQGDLRTFHATCQAVVASQEAWVSLSLLDLEGRTSLTTERPFGADLASRVDERPYVREVATTGRVVISDVPSARFQGPPTVVVAMPVRRQGALTGVLVATYAMQHFDKLWDEQRISGDWLGTLVDEEGIILARSRGRARFVGTKARAEYIENIRSAREGFFPSETVDGMKSFAAYARLQLVPWTVSFSGPREALTASVDQSLVALLIAGLGCCAIAAAWAAWVSRRMTRPLRALARAARERPDSADAFTTVGPTGISELEDLRATLALTAAMVMEREEALRTKMLEAEAANLAKDQFLAMLGHELRNPLSAITGGVKVLAVARDAASRERARALVERQSLHLARLVDDLLDVERVSSGRILLQKRAMDLSECVRRAVAALEASGRTQAHQVEVDAPAAWLEGDESRLEQVVSNLVSNALKYTPAGGHVRVVTRARPEHVELEVSDSGDGLSPELQERVFELFFQAERTLDRAQGGLGIGLTLVKRLVELHGGSVRADSDGLAKGSTFTVRLPRGHVEQAPAPQAPRAVPSAGRHVLLVDDHSDSRQLVRELLEMEGHTISEAEDGPSGLATARALRPDVVLLDIGLPGLDGYEVARALRATDEGRDLLLIAVTGYGLEDDRRRALEAGFDEHLVKPVDLSRLRALLVPR; encoded by the coding sequence ATGAAGCCGCGCTCGCTTCGCTTCTACCTGGGGCTGCTCGCGTTGGGGCTGCTCGTCCCGCTCGTCCTCTTCGCGGCGGGCGCGGTGAACCGCTTCGCGGCTTCGCAGCGCGAGGCCCGGGCCCAGGGCATGCGGGAGACGGCCCGCGCGCTGGCGCTCGTCTTGGACCGTGAGCTGGGGCAGTCCGTCCGGGCGCTGGAGGTGCTGGCGCACTCCGCGCCGCTGGCCCAAGGCGACCTGAGAACCTTCCATGCCACCTGCCAGGCGGTGGTGGCGTCGCAGGAGGCCTGGGTCTCGCTCTCCCTGCTGGACCTGGAGGGCCGGACGTCGTTGACCACGGAGCGTCCGTTCGGCGCCGACCTGGCCTCGCGGGTGGATGAACGGCCCTACGTGCGCGAGGTCGCCACGACAGGGCGGGTGGTCATCTCCGACGTCCCCTCCGCGCGGTTCCAGGGGCCGCCCACCGTGGTGGTGGCGATGCCGGTGCGCCGCCAGGGGGCGCTCACGGGCGTGCTGGTGGCGACGTATGCCATGCAGCACTTCGACAAGCTCTGGGACGAACAGCGCATCTCCGGTGACTGGTTGGGCACGCTGGTGGACGAGGAGGGCATCATCCTCGCGCGCAGCCGGGGCCGCGCGCGCTTCGTGGGCACGAAGGCCCGGGCCGAATACATCGAGAACATCCGCTCGGCTCGCGAGGGCTTCTTCCCGTCGGAGACGGTGGACGGGATGAAGTCGTTCGCGGCCTATGCGCGCTTGCAACTGGTGCCGTGGACGGTGTCGTTCTCCGGGCCGCGGGAGGCGCTCACCGCGTCGGTGGACCAGTCCCTGGTCGCGCTGCTCATCGCGGGGCTGGGGTGCTGTGCCATCGCCGCGGCCTGGGCCGCCTGGGTGAGCCGCCGGATGACGCGCCCGCTGCGCGCGCTGGCCCGCGCGGCCCGGGAGCGCCCGGATTCGGCGGACGCCTTCACCACCGTGGGGCCCACCGGTATCTCCGAGCTGGAGGACCTGAGGGCGACGCTCGCGCTCACCGCGGCCATGGTGATGGAGCGCGAGGAGGCGCTGCGGACGAAGATGCTGGAGGCCGAGGCGGCCAACCTCGCCAAGGACCAGTTCCTGGCCATGCTGGGCCATGAGCTGCGCAACCCGCTGTCCGCCATCACTGGCGGCGTGAAGGTGCTGGCGGTGGCGCGGGACGCCGCGAGCCGCGAGCGGGCGCGCGCCTTGGTGGAGCGCCAGTCCCTCCACCTGGCCCGCCTGGTGGATGACCTGCTCGACGTGGAGCGGGTGAGCAGCGGCCGCATCCTGCTCCAGAAGCGCGCCATGGACCTGTCGGAGTGCGTGCGCCGCGCCGTCGCCGCGCTGGAGGCCTCCGGCCGGACACAGGCGCACCAGGTGGAGGTGGACGCCCCGGCCGCCTGGCTGGAAGGAGACGAGAGCCGCCTGGAGCAGGTGGTCTCCAACCTCGTGTCCAACGCGCTCAAGTACACGCCAGCGGGGGGCCACGTCCGCGTCGTCACTCGGGCGCGGCCCGAGCACGTGGAGCTGGAGGTGTCCGATAGCGGTGATGGCCTGTCACCGGAGCTCCAGGAGCGCGTGTTCGAGCTCTTCTTCCAGGCCGAGCGCACCCTGGACCGCGCGCAGGGGGGCCTGGGCATTGGCCTCACGCTGGTGAAGCGGCTGGTGGAGCTCCATGGCGGTTCGGTGCGTGCGGACAGCGACGGGCTCGCCAAGGGCAGCACCTTCACGGTGCGCCTGCCCCGGGGCCACGTCGAACAGGCCCCGGCGCCCCAGGCGCCGCGCGCTGTGCCATCCGCGGGGCGGCACGTGCTGTTGGTGGATGACCACTCCGACAGCCGTCAGCTCGTCCGCGAGCTGCTGGAAATGGAGGGGCACACCATCAGCGAGGCGGAGGATGGTCCCTCCGGCCTGGCGACGGCGCGCGCGCTGCGGCCCGACGTCGTCCTGCTGGACATCGGGCTGCCGGGGCTGGACGGGTACGAAGTGGCCCGGGCGCTCCGCGCGACGGACGAAGGGCGCGACCTGCTGCTCATCGCCGTGACGGGGTATGGCCTGGAAGACGACCGGCGGCGCGCGCTGGAGGCCGGCTTCGACGAGCACCTGGTGAAGCCGGTGGACCTCTCGCGGCTGCGCGCGCTGCTCGTGCCGAGATAG
- a CDS encoding PQQ-dependent sugar dehydrogenase yields the protein MSLLGISLACPGTSDDSGPSGDGDDVIGPIADGGTAPVGDGSPPRAPDGGSPEVQGLVGLDARPANPTCVAPPRPTDAAGATVARAYPELSFTQPVFALQAPGDSRRIYVVERGGRVRVFDKDAVPPTSSVFVDLSGKVNVEHDETGLLGMAFHPAFATNGQVFISYVGNNAMGGLASFIVRYRSADGGATVDPASAEVVLEQEQPFSFHNGGHLAFGPDGFLYFALGDGGGRVDPERRAQNPELLFGKMLRLDVDGARPYAIPPTNPYAIAGGRKEIYATGFRNPWRWSFDRSTGAIWLGDVGEKLLEEINRVELGGNYGWSILEGTECARGGTCATTGLTPPVAVYGRDEGVSVTGGYVYRGAAVPALVGKYIFGDFGTGRIWTLPADAAPGGGAKPSLLTATPLSISSFAELNDGELLVVDFAGGGLHRLQASAPPAPGGGAFPTLLSATGCADPTNPNLPSAGLIPYDVNAPLWSDGAQKERFIGVPDGASMKVGPEGVLEAPPGTVAVKTFLLGGRRVETRLFMRHPDGVWAGYTYEWNDAGTDAVLLETGKVKPVGAQTWTFPSRGDCMQCHNAAAGFVLGLEVAQLNRDFPYPGGRLAPQLGTLAHIGVLTLPGPVAQLPRMPAYDGPEPVEERARAYLHANCAVCHRPEGLGRGESDLRYATPLANTKLCGVAPEHGDLGVAGALLITPGDPSRSVLSRRMHGQPPARMPPLAVSVKDTQGTELVDAWISSLPACPAGP from the coding sequence ATGAGCCTGCTCGGCATTTCTCTCGCGTGTCCTGGCACTTCCGATGACTCCGGTCCTTCTGGAGATGGAGACGATGTCATCGGCCCCATCGCGGACGGAGGAACCGCGCCGGTGGGGGATGGGAGCCCCCCTCGGGCACCTGATGGCGGCAGCCCGGAGGTCCAGGGGCTCGTCGGGCTGGATGCGCGCCCCGCCAATCCCACCTGCGTCGCGCCGCCGCGGCCCACCGACGCCGCGGGGGCCACGGTCGCCCGCGCGTACCCGGAGCTGAGCTTCACCCAGCCGGTGTTCGCGCTCCAGGCGCCCGGAGACAGCCGCCGCATCTACGTGGTCGAGCGGGGAGGGCGGGTGCGCGTGTTCGACAAGGACGCCGTGCCCCCCACCAGCTCCGTGTTCGTCGACCTCTCCGGGAAGGTGAACGTCGAGCACGACGAGACAGGGCTGCTCGGCATGGCCTTCCACCCCGCCTTCGCCACCAACGGGCAGGTGTTCATCTCCTATGTCGGGAACAACGCGATGGGAGGGCTCGCCTCCTTCATCGTCCGCTACCGCAGCGCCGACGGCGGGGCCACCGTGGACCCGGCGAGCGCGGAAGTGGTGCTCGAACAGGAGCAGCCCTTCTCCTTCCACAACGGCGGGCACCTCGCGTTCGGTCCGGATGGCTTCCTCTATTTCGCCCTCGGGGATGGCGGCGGCCGGGTGGACCCGGAGCGCCGGGCCCAGAACCCCGAGCTGCTCTTCGGGAAGATGCTGCGCCTGGACGTGGACGGCGCGCGGCCCTACGCCATCCCCCCCACCAACCCCTATGCGATCGCCGGGGGGCGCAAGGAGATCTACGCCACCGGCTTCCGCAACCCATGGCGCTGGAGCTTCGACCGGAGCACCGGCGCCATCTGGCTGGGAGACGTGGGAGAGAAGCTGCTGGAGGAGATCAACCGCGTCGAGCTGGGAGGCAACTACGGCTGGAGCATCCTGGAGGGGACCGAGTGCGCGCGCGGGGGCACCTGCGCCACCACCGGGCTGACGCCGCCCGTGGCTGTCTATGGCCGTGACGAGGGTGTCTCCGTCACCGGCGGCTACGTGTACCGCGGCGCCGCGGTGCCAGCGCTCGTGGGCAAGTACATCTTCGGCGACTTCGGCACGGGCCGCATCTGGACGCTGCCAGCGGATGCGGCGCCCGGGGGCGGCGCGAAGCCCTCGTTGCTGACCGCCACGCCGCTCAGCATCTCCTCGTTCGCGGAGCTGAACGATGGCGAGCTGCTCGTGGTGGACTTCGCGGGCGGAGGGCTGCACCGCCTCCAGGCCTCGGCGCCGCCAGCGCCCGGCGGCGGCGCGTTCCCCACGCTGCTGTCCGCCACGGGCTGCGCGGACCCCACGAACCCGAACCTCCCGTCGGCGGGGCTCATCCCCTACGACGTGAATGCCCCGCTCTGGTCCGATGGCGCGCAGAAGGAGCGGTTCATCGGCGTGCCGGATGGGGCGTCGATGAAGGTGGGGCCCGAGGGCGTGCTGGAAGCGCCTCCGGGCACCGTGGCGGTGAAGACGTTCCTCCTGGGGGGACGGCGCGTGGAGACCCGCCTCTTCATGCGCCACCCGGACGGCGTCTGGGCGGGCTACACGTATGAATGGAACGATGCCGGCACTGACGCGGTGCTGCTGGAGACGGGCAAGGTGAAGCCGGTGGGCGCGCAGACGTGGACCTTCCCCAGCCGCGGCGACTGCATGCAGTGCCACAACGCCGCCGCGGGCTTCGTGTTGGGGCTGGAGGTCGCGCAGCTCAACCGGGACTTCCCGTATCCGGGGGGGCGCCTCGCGCCGCAGCTCGGGACGCTGGCGCACATTGGCGTGCTGACCTTGCCGGGGCCCGTGGCGCAGCTGCCCCGGATGCCGGCCTATGACGGGCCCGAGCCCGTGGAGGAGCGGGCGCGGGCCTACCTGCACGCGAACTGCGCCGTCTGTCACCGGCCCGAGGGGCTGGGCCGGGGAGAGTCGGACCTGCGCTACGCCACGCCGCTGGCGAATACGAAGCTCTGCGGCGTGGCGCCCGAGCATGGCGACCTGGGCGTGGCCGGGGCCTTGCTGATTACACCGGGAGACCCGTCCAGGTCGGTGCTGTCCCGGCGCATGCACGGGCAGCCGCCGGCGCGCATGCCGCCGCTGGCCGTGTCGGTGAAGGACACCCAGGGCACGGAGCTCGTGGACGCCTGGATTTCGTCCCTGCCCGCGTGCCCCGCGGGCCCCTGA
- a CDS encoding endonuclease/exonuclease/phosphatase family protein: protein MKVPEMLEHLPGVGPLLGRIAHGQEDILPRREVTVTLPDFAAVPLPRTERALGDGRTLVVRNPAVRSPRGPGLTVMTYNILLGGKRREALLQYLDDLEAQGRLPDVLGLQEANVPISVLLAERYGFHLAYQGHDGGPGARLVNGKAFLTRHPLVDAAHFTYATPDAERDAAIMRRGGDPCEIPEDRGALYVRLEVEGHPVVLYNVHHTLGDSGINARNLRQLNALLHQREVMHAVVLGDFNANTAIKKGGSWLMAHLRTYDDTDTVEEYEVRYGEPHASVGDEGVGNIADPRLRHELHVLEQGLPETIAHAATARVRLPDGSLMTPKQACVELRSGRVQRGSEHWLRLQDIADSATLTSLPDENGVVPATGKRFDNLYASPGLVPVLFEVDRSTESSDHQPVVAHYDVRTPGVKDGKPGPGVIQRPS from the coding sequence ATGAAGGTTCCAGAGATGTTGGAGCACCTGCCGGGGGTGGGCCCCCTGCTCGGCCGTATCGCGCACGGGCAGGAGGACATCCTGCCGCGCAGGGAGGTCACCGTCACCCTGCCGGACTTCGCCGCCGTGCCCCTGCCCCGGACGGAGCGGGCGCTGGGGGACGGCCGCACGCTGGTGGTCCGCAACCCCGCGGTCCGCTCGCCGCGGGGGCCGGGGCTCACGGTGATGACCTACAACATCCTGCTCGGCGGCAAGCGCCGCGAGGCGCTGCTCCAGTACCTCGACGACCTGGAGGCGCAGGGGCGGCTGCCGGACGTGCTGGGTCTGCAGGAGGCCAACGTCCCCATCTCCGTGCTCCTGGCGGAGCGCTACGGCTTCCACCTGGCGTACCAGGGACATGACGGCGGCCCCGGCGCGAGGCTGGTGAACGGCAAGGCCTTCCTCACCCGGCACCCGCTGGTGGACGCGGCGCACTTCACCTACGCCACCCCCGACGCGGAGCGGGACGCCGCCATCATGCGGCGCGGCGGAGACCCGTGTGAGATTCCGGAGGACCGGGGCGCGCTCTACGTGCGCCTGGAGGTCGAGGGACATCCGGTGGTCCTCTACAACGTGCACCACACGCTGGGCGACTCCGGCATCAACGCCCGGAACCTCCGGCAGCTCAACGCGCTGCTGCACCAGCGCGAGGTCATGCACGCGGTGGTGCTGGGCGACTTCAACGCCAACACCGCCATCAAGAAGGGCGGCTCGTGGTTGATGGCGCACCTCAGGACGTACGACGACACCGACACGGTGGAGGAGTACGAGGTGCGCTATGGCGAACCCCACGCCAGCGTGGGGGACGAAGGGGTGGGCAACATCGCGGACCCGCGGCTGCGGCATGAGCTGCACGTGCTGGAGCAGGGCCTGCCGGAGACCATCGCGCACGCCGCCACCGCGCGGGTGCGCCTGCCGGACGGCTCGCTCATGACGCCGAAGCAGGCGTGCGTCGAGCTTCGCTCCGGACGGGTGCAGCGCGGCAGCGAGCACTGGCTGCGGCTCCAGGACATCGCGGACAGCGCCACCCTCACCTCGCTGCCGGATGAGAACGGCGTGGTGCCCGCGACGGGCAAGCGCTTCGACAACCTCTACGCCAGTCCGGGCCTGGTCCCCGTCCTCTTCGAGGTGGACCGCAGCACCGAGTCCTCCGACCACCAGCCCGTGGTGGCGCACTACGACGTGCGGACCCCGGGCGTGAAGGATGGCAAGCCGGGGCCCGGCGTCATCCAACGGCCCTCCTGA
- a CDS encoding tetratricopeptide repeat protein, producing the protein MRRMALLAVMAPLLVACATTQAVPRSTSCEEGRLWACNEWGEQLLQDGDRSQAEAAFARACDGGSERGCLALGRLRMADGNLAAAEAPLVAVYETDSEEGALALADLYEARGGDAHAREAARLRWEAPALDKPPFDFAMQYRVGAWRPSAALELNIQPMAFLSRRLSIGSNLAYTSRGISEFNGFVGYQHYVNTWVVPYGRLMMGTATSDSRSPGFNVGAEVGTRLALSYLGHVNVGVGMSRASGNYLSVGVGLNGLFVLLALLHVR; encoded by the coding sequence ATGCGGCGAATGGCGTTGCTGGCGGTGATGGCTCCTCTCCTGGTGGCGTGCGCCACCACCCAGGCGGTGCCCCGGAGTACCTCCTGCGAGGAGGGCAGGCTGTGGGCGTGCAACGAGTGGGGCGAGCAGCTCCTCCAGGACGGTGACCGGAGCCAGGCGGAGGCGGCCTTCGCCAGGGCGTGTGACGGTGGCTCGGAGCGGGGATGCCTGGCCCTGGGGCGCCTGCGCATGGCGGATGGCAACCTGGCGGCGGCCGAGGCGCCGCTCGTCGCCGTGTATGAGACGGACAGCGAGGAAGGCGCCCTGGCGCTCGCGGACCTCTACGAGGCGCGCGGGGGAGACGCCCACGCCCGGGAAGCGGCCCGGCTCCGGTGGGAGGCGCCGGCGCTGGACAAGCCGCCCTTCGACTTCGCCATGCAGTACCGGGTGGGGGCGTGGCGGCCCTCGGCGGCGCTCGAACTCAACATCCAGCCCATGGCCTTCTTGAGCCGGCGGCTCAGCATCGGCTCGAACCTGGCCTACACCAGCCGGGGCATCTCCGAGTTCAACGGCTTCGTGGGCTATCAGCACTACGTCAATACCTGGGTGGTGCCCTACGGCCGGTTGATGATGGGCACCGCGACGAGCGACTCGCGCTCCCCGGGCTTCAACGTCGGCGCGGAGGTGGGCACGCGGCTGGCGCTGAGCTACCTCGGCCACGTCAACGTCGGGGTCGGCATGTCCCGGGCGAGCGGCAACTACCTGTCCGTGGGCGTGGGCCTCAACGGGCTCTTCGTGCTGCTGGCCCTGCTGCACGTGCGCTGA
- the xdhB gene encoding xanthine dehydrogenase molybdopterin binding subunit produces MFEFVLNGAPVRVEGVSPNTTLLDFLRARGLTGTKQGCAEGDCGACTVAMVDRDAQGNRCLRAFNACIALVPMVAGRELVTVEGVGSCDKPHPVQQAMVKHYGSQCGFCTPGFIVSMAEAYSRKDVCTPAAVADQLCGNLCRCTGYRPIRDAMMEALASRGEGADPATAIPAAPLGGPAAPLSALRYEAGGQTFLRPTSWEELLALRAKHPEAHLVAGATELGVDITKKARRYPFLISTEGVESLRAVRREAEGWYVGGAASLVALEEALGGELPEVTKMLNVFASRQIRQRATLAGNLVTASPIGDMAPVLLALDASLVLGSVRGERTVALADFFLAYRKTALAPDEVVRHIVIPHPVVPEGGQRRSDSFKVSKRRELDISIVAAGFRVELDAAGVVRLARLAYGGVAATPIRARRAEAALTGQPWTRDAVERVLPVLAEEITPISDLRGSAAYRKGLVGGLFEKFFSGSSSPSLDDAPGFAQAPADAGRALRHESALGHVTGSARYVDDLAQKRPMLEVWPVCAPHAHARILKRDPTAARKVPGVVKVLMAEDIPGMNDTGPIRHDEPLLADREVLFHGQIVALVVGESVEACRAGASAVVVEYEPLPAILTVEDAVAQGSFHTEPHVIRRGDVDAALASSPRRLSGTLAIGGQEHFYLETQAAFAERGDDGDITVTSSTQHPSEVQAIISHVLHLPRSRVVVQAPRMGGGFGGKETQGNSPAALVALAAWHTGRPVRWMMDRDVDMTVTGKRHPFQAAYEAGFDDQGRLLGLRVQLVSNGGWSLDLSESILDRALFHLDNAYYVPALAYSGRVAKTHLVSNTAFRGFGGPQGMLVTEEVLARVARAVGLPADEVRERNLYRGGGETNTTHYGQELEDERILRVWEELKETSEFERRKRDVEAFNARSPFIKRGLAITPMKFGISFTATFLNQAGALVHLYRDGSVMVSHGGTEMGQGLHTKVLGVAMRELGVTADAVRMAKTATDKVPNTSATAASSGSDLNGAAVRVACVTLRERLAPVAVKLLSDRHGRTVAPDALLFSDGKVGPRGEPEVALPFADVVEAAYLARVGLSATGYYQTPGIGYDKARGRGRPFLYFAYGAAVCEVEVDGHTGVKRVLRVDLLEDVGDSLNPGVDRGQVEGGFVQGLGWLTGEELRWDAKGRLLTHSASTYAVPAFSDAPIDFRVRLLERAHQHNTIHGSKAVGEPPLMLAMSAREALREAVGAFGQAGGQVELASPATHEALFLAIQKRLARGAAEDGREAA; encoded by the coding sequence ATGTTCGAGTTCGTGCTCAACGGCGCGCCCGTCCGCGTCGAAGGCGTCTCCCCCAACACCACGCTGCTCGACTTCCTCCGCGCCAGGGGCCTCACCGGCACCAAGCAGGGCTGCGCCGAGGGCGACTGCGGCGCCTGCACGGTGGCCATGGTGGACCGGGACGCCCAGGGCAACCGGTGCCTGCGCGCCTTCAACGCCTGCATCGCGCTGGTGCCCATGGTGGCCGGCCGCGAGCTGGTGACGGTGGAGGGCGTGGGGAGCTGCGACAAGCCCCACCCGGTGCAGCAGGCCATGGTGAAGCACTACGGCTCGCAGTGCGGCTTCTGCACCCCGGGCTTCATCGTCTCCATGGCGGAGGCGTACTCCCGCAAGGACGTCTGTACCCCGGCCGCCGTCGCCGACCAGCTCTGCGGCAACCTCTGCCGCTGTACCGGCTACCGGCCCATCCGCGACGCGATGATGGAGGCGCTCGCCTCGCGCGGTGAAGGCGCCGACCCCGCCACGGCCATTCCCGCCGCGCCGCTGGGCGGCCCGGCCGCGCCCCTGTCCGCGCTGCGCTACGAGGCCGGCGGGCAGACGTTCCTGCGCCCCACGTCGTGGGAGGAGCTGCTGGCCCTGCGCGCGAAGCACCCGGAGGCGCACCTGGTGGCGGGCGCCACCGAGCTGGGCGTGGACATCACCAAGAAGGCCCGCCGCTACCCCTTCCTCATCTCCACCGAGGGCGTGGAGTCGCTGCGCGCCGTCCGCCGGGAGGCGGAGGGCTGGTACGTGGGCGGCGCGGCCTCGCTGGTGGCGCTGGAGGAGGCCCTGGGCGGCGAGTTGCCCGAGGTGACGAAGATGCTCAACGTCTTCGCCTCCCGGCAGATCCGCCAGCGCGCGACCCTGGCGGGGAACCTGGTGACGGCGTCGCCCATTGGCGACATGGCGCCGGTGCTGCTCGCGCTGGACGCCTCGCTCGTCCTGGGCTCGGTGCGCGGGGAGCGCACGGTGGCGCTGGCCGACTTCTTCCTCGCCTACCGGAAGACGGCGCTGGCCCCGGACGAGGTCGTCCGCCACATCGTCATCCCCCACCCCGTGGTGCCCGAGGGCGGCCAGCGGCGCTCCGATTCGTTCAAGGTGTCCAAGCGGCGCGAGCTGGACATCAGCATCGTCGCCGCGGGCTTCCGCGTGGAGCTGGACGCGGCCGGCGTGGTGCGGCTGGCGCGCCTGGCCTACGGCGGCGTCGCGGCCACGCCCATCCGCGCGCGCCGCGCCGAGGCGGCCCTCACCGGGCAGCCCTGGACGCGGGACGCGGTGGAGCGGGTGCTGCCCGTGCTCGCGGAGGAGATCACCCCCATCAGCGACCTGCGCGGCAGCGCGGCGTACCGCAAGGGGCTGGTGGGCGGCCTCTTCGAGAAGTTCTTCTCCGGCTCGAGCAGCCCTTCTCTCGACGACGCCCCGGGCTTCGCGCAGGCCCCCGCGGACGCCGGCCGCGCGCTGCGGCACGAGAGCGCGCTGGGCCACGTGACGGGCAGCGCGCGCTACGTGGATGACCTGGCGCAGAAGCGGCCCATGCTGGAGGTCTGGCCGGTGTGCGCGCCCCACGCCCACGCGCGCATCCTCAAGAGAGACCCCACGGCGGCGCGCAAGGTCCCCGGCGTGGTGAAGGTGCTCATGGCCGAGGACATCCCCGGCATGAACGACACCGGCCCCATCCGCCACGACGAGCCGCTGCTGGCGGACCGCGAGGTGCTCTTCCACGGGCAGATTGTCGCGCTGGTGGTGGGTGAGTCCGTGGAGGCCTGCCGCGCGGGCGCGAGCGCGGTGGTGGTGGAGTACGAGCCCCTGCCGGCCATCCTCACCGTGGAGGACGCGGTGGCCCAGGGCAGCTTCCACACCGAGCCGCACGTCATCCGGCGGGGAGACGTGGACGCCGCGCTGGCCAGCAGCCCGCGCCGCCTGTCCGGCACGCTGGCCATTGGCGGCCAGGAGCACTTCTACCTGGAGACGCAGGCCGCGTTCGCCGAGCGCGGGGACGACGGCGACATCACCGTCACCTCGTCCACCCAGCACCCGTCCGAGGTGCAGGCCATCATCTCGCACGTGCTGCACCTGCCGCGCAGCCGCGTGGTGGTGCAGGCCCCGCGCATGGGCGGCGGCTTCGGCGGCAAGGAGACGCAGGGCAACTCCCCCGCCGCGCTCGTGGCGCTGGCCGCGTGGCACACCGGCCGCCCCGTGCGGTGGATGATGGACCGCGACGTGGACATGACGGTGACGGGCAAGCGCCACCCCTTCCAGGCCGCCTACGAGGCCGGCTTCGATGACCAGGGCCGGCTGCTGGGCCTGCGCGTGCAGCTCGTGTCGAACGGCGGCTGGTCCCTGGACCTGTCCGAGTCCATCCTGGACCGCGCGCTGTTCCACCTGGACAACGCGTACTACGTGCCGGCGCTGGCGTACTCCGGCCGCGTGGCCAAGACGCACCTGGTGTCCAACACGGCCTTCCGCGGCTTCGGCGGGCCGCAGGGCATGCTGGTGACGGAGGAGGTGCTCGCGCGCGTGGCCCGGGCCGTGGGCCTGCCCGCGGACGAGGTGCGCGAGCGCAACCTCTACCGTGGCGGCGGGGAGACCAACACCACGCACTACGGCCAGGAGCTGGAGGACGAGCGCATCCTCCGCGTGTGGGAGGAGCTCAAGGAGACGTCGGAGTTCGAGCGCCGCAAGCGCGACGTGGAGGCGTTCAACGCCCGCTCGCCCTTCATCAAGCGCGGGCTGGCCATCACCCCCATGAAGTTCGGCATCTCCTTCACCGCCACCTTCCTCAACCAGGCCGGCGCGCTGGTGCACCTGTACCGGGACGGCTCGGTCATGGTGTCCCACGGCGGCACGGAGATGGGCCAGGGCCTGCACACCAAGGTGCTGGGCGTGGCCATGCGCGAGCTGGGCGTCACGGCCGACGCGGTGCGGATGGCGAAGACGGCGACGGACAAGGTGCCCAACACCTCCGCCACCGCGGCCTCCAGCGGCTCGGACCTGAACGGCGCCGCCGTGCGGGTGGCCTGCGTCACCCTGCGGGAGCGGCTGGCCCCGGTGGCGGTGAAGCTCCTGTCGGACCGGCATGGGCGCACCGTGGCGCCGGACGCGCTGCTGTTCAGCGACGGCAAGGTGGGCCCGCGCGGCGAGCCCGAGGTCGCCCTGCCCTTCGCGGACGTGGTGGAGGCGGCGTACCTGGCCCGGGTGGGCCTGTCCGCGACGGGCTACTACCAGACGCCAGGCATCGGCTACGACAAGGCCCGGGGCCGCGGCCGTCCCTTCCTCTACTTCGCCTACGGCGCGGCGGTGTGCGAGGTGGAGGTGGACGGCCACACGGGCGTCAAGCGCGTGCTGCGCGTGGACCTGCTGGAGGACGTGGGTGACTCGCTCAACCCCGGCGTGGACCGCGGGCAGGTGGAGGGCGGCTTCGTCCAGGGCCTGGGCTGGCTCACGGGCGAGGAGCTGCGCTGGGACGCGAAGGGCCGGCTGCTGACGCACTCGGCCAGCACCTACGCGGTGCCGGCCTTCAGCGACGCGCCCATCGACTTCCGGGTGCGGCTGCTGGAGCGGGCGCATCAGCACAACACCATCCACGGCAGCAAGGCCGTGGGCGAGCCGCCGCTGATGCTCGCCATGTCCGCGCGGGAGGCGCTGCGCGAGGCGGTGGGGGCCTTCGGTCAGGCCGGTGGCCAGGTGGAGCTGGCCTCCCCCGCCACGCACGAGGCGCTGTTCCTGGCCATCCAGAAGCGGCTGGCGCGCGGGGCGGCGGAGGACGGGCGCGAGGCGGCGTGA